In Megalops cyprinoides isolate fMegCyp1 chromosome 25, fMegCyp1.pri, whole genome shotgun sequence, a single window of DNA contains:
- the LOC118772122 gene encoding poly(U)-specific endoribonuclease-C-like produces MARGEAVNQELSAVLNELWKLDVNRLKPGKDYTISLQGKAGYVAQGSNSARDRARDPLFSFVNEDKLRSIETYAHFINLLDNYEMSTGLSETVTSQELQENHLFLDAILETEVMKRAHRYLVSKGKSPADERQFKDQLYDIWFRLYHRDRSGGEDSCGFEHVFVGETKRGKEIMGFHNWVQFYLQEKHKHVDYKGYKARANKDQPDEDDHVLNLQFSWKGLVKPVGSSFIGVSPEFEVALFTIVFLISNEKVTNVIVKVDEYHLEVVVYRHGRSIGTSYPKLLSSNNRPL; encoded by the exons ATGGCACGGGG GGAAGCTGTGAACCAGGAGCTGTCTGCTGTTCTGAATGAGCTGTGGAAACTGGATGTGAACCGGCTGAAACCAGGGAAGGACTACACCATATCCCTGCAG GGGAAGGCGGGGTACGTGGCGCAGGGCAGCAACAGCGCCAGGGATCGGGCCCGGGATCCTCTCTTCTCCTTCGTCAATGAGGACAAACTGAGGAGCATCGAGACCTACGCTC ACTTCATAAACCTGCTGGATAACTATGAGATGTCCACCGGCCTGTCAGAGACCGTCACCTctcaggagctgcaggagaacCACCTCTTCCTGGATGCCATTTTGGAGACGGAGGTCATGAAG CGTGCGCACAGGTACCTCGTCAGTAAGGGGAAGTCTCCAGCAGACGAGAGGCAGTTTAAGGACCAGCTGTATGACATCTGGTTCCGCCTGTACCACCGAGACAGGAGTGGAGG AGAGGACTCCTGCGGCTTTGAGCACGTGTTCGTCGGAGAGACAAAGCGCGGGAAGGAGATCATGGGCTTCCACAACTGGGTGCAGTTCTACCTGCAGGAGAAGCACAAGCACGTGGACTACAAGGGCTACAAAGCCAGGGCCAACAAAGACCAG CCTGATGAGGACGACCATGTGCTGAACCTGCAGTTCAGCTGGAAGGGCCTGGTGAAGCCCGTGGGCAGCTCCTTCATCGGGGTGAGCCCTGAGTTCGAGGTAGCCCTCTTCACCATTGTCTTCCTCATTTCCAACGAGAAGGTGACCAATGTCATCGTGAAGGTGGACGAGTATCacctggaggtggtggtgtacCGGCACGGCCGCTCCATTGGGACCTCCTACCCTAAACTGCTGAGCAGCAACAACAGGCCCCTGTAG
- the LOC118772047 gene encoding NADH-cytochrome b5 reductase 3 yields the protein MFDYIRGLIRSCIDNILNIIFSLFFSKKKLPITLEDPNVKYALRLVDKEIISHDTRKFRFALPSPDHVLGLPIGQHIYLSAKVDGNLVVRPYTPVSSDDDKGFVDLVIKIYYRNVNPKFPEGGKMSQYLESLRIGDTIDFRGPSGLLVYKGRGKFAIKPDKKSEPVIKTAKHVGMIAGGTGITPMLQIINAVMKDPQDDTMCYLLFANQTEKDILLRPELEEIQANHPSRFKLWFTLDRVPDDWQYSQGFINEDMIREHLPPPADDTLILMCGPPPMIQFACNPNLDKVGHSSSRRFTF from the exons ATGTTCGATTACATTCGCGGG CTAATTCGAAGCTGTATTGACAACATCCTCAATATCATCTTCAGTCTTTTCTTCTCAAAGAAGAAGCTTCCTATAACTCTTGAGGACCCCAATGTCAAGTATGCCTTGCGGCTTGTGGACAAAGAG ATCATAAGCCATGACACCAGGAAGTTCCGTTTTGCCCTGCCCTCTCCAGACCACGTCCTGGGCTTGCCCATCG GCCAACACATTTACCTGTCTGCCAAGGTGGATGGGAACCTGGTGGTCAGGCCCTACACACCTGTGTCCAGTGATGATGACAAGGGTTTTGTAGACCTGGTTATCAAG ATTTACTACAGAAATGTCAACCCCAAGTTCCCTGAGGGTGGAAAGATGTCTCAGTACCTGGAGAGCCTTCGCATCGGAGACACGATCGACTTCCGCGGGCCGAGCGGGCTGCTTGTTTATAAGGGCAGGG GAAAGTTTGCCATCAAGCCAGACAAGAAGTCGGAGCCTGTAATCAAGACAGCCAAGCACGTGGGCATGATAGCGGGGGGAACAG gaatCACACCAATGCTGCAGATTATAAACGCCGTGATGAAGGATCCGCAGGATGACACCATGTGTTACCTGCTCTTTGCCAACCAG ACAGAGAAGGACATCCTACTGAGGCCGGAGCTGGAGGAGATCCAGGCCAATCACCCATCCCGCTTCAAGCTGTGGTTCACCCTGGACAGGGTGCCTGACG ACTGGCAGTACAGCCAGGGCTTCATCAATGAGGACATGATCAGAGAACACCTGCCCCCGCCGGCCGACGACACCCTCATCCTGATGTGCGGACCCCCTCCCATGATTCAGTTCGCCTGTAACCCCAACCTGGACAAAGTgggccacagcagcagcaggaggttTACcttctaa